In one Culex quinquefasciatus strain JHB chromosome 2, VPISU_Cqui_1.0_pri_paternal, whole genome shotgun sequence genomic region, the following are encoded:
- the LOC6045075 gene encoding DEAD-box ATP-dependent RNA helicase 20 isoform X3 has protein sequence MQFQGNGQPHPGGYRPRSDKPDFYTGGAGGAGGPGGKPHYMNKPGGGPPSIPPFNPNGFGGPKPMYGNGPNGANAGGAPGGGGFNKFRSNNFGGPGGVGMGGGMIPKKDFGGPKLYGGPSFPGNGNPRFDKPMDSFGGPKKYNPMPNSYGGGMRNSYGPKPDYNNLTKEDRAKVQSLKAKFPGQTLTKPMWENLEPFEKDFYVPHPSVMARSVDEVQLFRENMQVTVMGNTVPHPTQTFDEGNFPEFVINEINKQGFPSPTAIQAQGWPIALSGRDMVGIAQTGSGKTLAYMLPAIVHIAHQKPLQRGDGPIVLVLAPTRELAQQIQTVVRDFGTHSKPNIRYTCIFGGALKGPQVRDLERGVEVVIATPGRLIDFLERGITNLRRCTYLVLDEADRMLDMGFEPQIRKIIEQIRPDRQVLMWSATWPKEVQALAEDFLHDYIQINVGSLNLSANHNIHQIVDICEENEKEGKLLSLLKEIASDVNNKIIIFVETKKKVEDLLKNIVRDGYGATSIHGDKSQSERDYVLQDFRHGKSTILVATDVAARGLDVEDVKYVINFDYPNSSEDYIHRIGRTGRCSSFGTAYTFFTPGNGRQARELLSVLEEAGQQPTPELISMAKSMPGGKGGRSRYNVRGALTSGGYGRMDQGGFGGPRSGGGFQKKPFENRFGGPPGGMGGNRFGSGPNGPNKFGGAGGGYRGADSWNKNGAGGYQQQQPYQAQNPQSGGQQQQLYEPHQQMRYQPKNMYQNQYEDFSNQMVGGAPQAFNGHQGTRFYQGKPHQGQGGLQQTQPGGPGGRYQPNNQYGADPKSAGGRPPYQPKQQQYNNSYAAAGTAAAYPAQLAAAAAAAAAAVGGGQTIPAAGFATGFDPLAGVQGAMGTFASSYQIPAAAAYYSYPAAAAPPPPPQTQTPQVVPPVQQFLVCSVDATTGGAGY, from the exons ATGCAATTCCAAGGCAACGGCCAGCCCCACCCCGGCGGATACCGGCCCCGCAGTGACAAGCCAGACTTTTACACTGGCGGCGCGGGCGGTGCCGGTGGTCCCGGAGGCAAGCCGCACTACATGAACAAGCCCGGCGGTGGCCCCCCGTCGATTCCGCCCTTCAACCCGAACGGATTCGGAGGACCCAAGCCGATGTACGGCAACGGGCCGAACGGAGCGAACGCCGGAGGGGCGCCGGGCGGTGGCGGATTCAACAAGTTCCGCAGCAACAACTTTGGCGGACCGGGCGGCGTTGGCATGGGCGGTGGAATGATCCCGAAGAAGGACTTTGGCGGACCGAAGCTGTACGGAGGACCTTCGTTCCCGGGCAACGGCAATCCGCGCTTTGATAAGCCGATGGATTCGTTCGGCGGTCCGAAGAAGTACAACCCGATGCCGAACTCGTACGGTGGCGGCATGCGCAACAGTTACGGCCCCAAGCCGGACTACAACAACCTGACGAAGGAGGACCGCGCCAAGGTGCAGTCGCTGAAGGCCAAGTTCCCCGGCCAGACGCTGACGAAGCCCATGtgggagaacctggaaccgttCGAGAAGGACTTTTACGTGCCCCACCCGAGCGTGATGGCCCGGTCCGTCGACGAGGTTCAGCTGTTCCGGGAGAACATGCAGGTCACCGTCATGGGCAACACCGTGCCCCACCCCACGCAGACCTTCGACGAGGGCAACTTCCCCGAGTTCGTCATCAACGAGATCAACAAGCAGGGCTTCCCCTCGCCAACGGCCATCCAGGCCCAGGGCTGGCCCATTGCGCTGTCCGGCCGCGACATGGTCGGCATCGCCCAAACCGGCTCGGGTAAAACCCTGGCGTACATGCTCCCCGCAATCGTACACATCGCGCACCAGAAGCCACTGCAGCGCGGCGATGGCCCGATCGTGCTGGTGCTGGCCCCAACCCGCGAGCTCGCCCAGCAGATCCAGACGGTGGTGCGTGACTTTGGCACGCACTCGAAGCCCAACATCCGCTACACGTGCATCTTTGGCGGCGCGCTGAAGGGACCGCAG GTTCGCGACTTGGAGCGTGGTGTTGAGGTGGTGATTGCGACGCCCGGGCGGTTGATCGACTTCCTGGAGCGTGGCATCACGAACCTGCGCCGCTGCACGTACCTGGTGCTCGACGAGGCCGACCGGATGCTGGACATGGGCTTCGAGCCGCAGATCCGCAAGATCATCGAGCAGATCCGGCCGGATCGGCAGGTGCTGATGTGGAGTGCGACGTGGCCGAAGGAGGTGCAGGCGTTGGCGGAGGACTTTTTGCACGACTACATCCAGATCAACGTGGGCTCGCTGAACCTGTCGGCGAACCACAACATCCACCAGATCGTGGACATTTGCGAGGAGAACGAGAAGGAGGGCAAGCTGCTGTCGCTGCTGAAGGAGATCGCGAGCGACGTCAACAACAAGATTATCATCTTTGTCGAGACGAAGAAGAAGGTCGAGGATCTGCTGAAGAACATCGTGCGGGACGGGTACGGCGCGACGTCGATCCACGGTGACAAGTCGCAGTCGGAGCGTGACTACGTGCTGCAGGACTTCCGGCACGGCAAGAGCACCATCCTGGTGGCGACCGACGTTGCGGCGCGTGGTTTGGACGTGGAGGATGTCAAGTACGTGATCAACTTTGACTACCCGAACTCGTCGGAGGATTACATCCATCGTATTGGCCGCACGGGGCGTTGCTCGTCGTTCGGAACGGCGTACACATTCTTCACGCCCGGAAATGGGCGTCAGGCGCGTGAGCTGTTGTCGGTGCTGGAAGAGGCCGGACAGCAACCTACGCCGGAGCTGATCAGCATGGCCAAGTCGATGCCCGGAGGAAAGGGAGGCCGCAGCCGGTACAACGTGCGTGGTGCGTTGACCTCGGGTGGATACGGTCGCATGGACCAGGGTGGATTCGGAGGACCGCGAAGTGGTGGTGGCTTCCAGAAGAAGCCGTTCGAGAACCGCTTCGGAGGACCGCCCGGAGGCATGGGAGGAAACCGGTTCGGCAGTGGGCCGAACGGACCGAACAAGTTTGGAGGCGCCGGAGGTGGCTACCGCGGTGCTGACAGCTGGAACAAGAACGGCGCCGGAGGctaccaacagcagcagccgtACCAGGCCCAGAATCCGCAATCCGGTGGACAGCAACAGCAGCTGTACGAACCGCACCAGCAGATGCGTTACCAGCCGAAGAACATGTACCAGAACCAGTACGAGGACTTCTCCAACCAGATGGTGGGCGGCGCTCCGCAGGCCTTCAACGGTCACCAGGGCACGCGCTTCTACCAAGGTAAGCCGCACCAGGGCCAAGGTGGCCTGCAGCAAACGCAGCCGGGTGGCCCCGGAGGTCGGTACCAGCCGAACAACCAGTACGGTGCCGACCCAAAGTCGGCCGGTGGACGCCCGCCCTATCAACCCAAGCAGCAGCAGTACAACAATAGCTACGCTGCCGCAGGTACGGCCGCGGCCTACCCGGCTCAGCTTGCGGCGGcggctgccgctgctgctgcggccGTTGGCGGAGGCCAGACCATTCCGGCGGCCGGATTCGCCACCGGGTTCGATCCGCTGGCCGGAGTGCAGGGCGCGATGGGCACGTTCGCCTCGTCGTACCAAATTCCTGCCGCGGCAGCGTACTACTCGTACCCGGCCGCAGCCGCCCCTCCGCCACCCCCGCAAACCCAAACCCCGCAGGTCGTGCCACCGGTTCAGCA GTTCCTCGTGTGCAGCGTCGACGCAACAACGGGTGGTGCAGGGTACTAA
- the LOC6045075 gene encoding DEAD-box ATP-dependent RNA helicase 20 isoform X2 — protein MYDNEAVCTAAASGIVMQFQGNGQPHPGGYRPRSDKPDFYTGGAGGAGGPGGKPHYMNKPGGGPPSIPPFNPNGFGGPKPMYGNGPNGANAGGAPGGGGFNKFRSNNFGGPGGVGMGGGMIPKKDFGGPKLYGGPSFPGNGNPRFDKPMDSFGGPKKYNPMPNSYGGGMRNSYGPKPDYNNLTKEDRAKVQSLKAKFPGQTLTKPMWENLEPFEKDFYVPHPSVMARSVDEVQLFRENMQVTVMGNTVPHPTQTFDEGNFPEFVINEINKQGFPSPTAIQAQGWPIALSGRDMVGIAQTGSGKTLAYMLPAIVHIAHQKPLQRGDGPIVLVLAPTRELAQQIQTVVRDFGTHSKPNIRYTCIFGGALKGPQVRDLERGVEVVIATPGRLIDFLERGITNLRRCTYLVLDEADRMLDMGFEPQIRKIIEQIRPDRQVLMWSATWPKEVQALAEDFLHDYIQINVGSLNLSANHNIHQIVDICEENEKEGKLLSLLKEIASDVNNKIIIFVETKKKVEDLLKNIVRDGYGATSIHGDKSQSERDYVLQDFRHGKSTILVATDVAARGLDVEDVKYVINFDYPNSSEDYIHRIGRTGRCSSFGTAYTFFTPGNGRQARELLSVLEEAGQQPTPELISMAKSMPGGKGGRSRYNVRGALTSGGYGRMDQGGFGGPRSGGGFQKKPFENRFGGPPGGMGGNRFGSGPNGPNKFGGAGGGYRGADSWNKNGAGGYQQQQPYQAQNPQSGGQQQQLYEPHQQMRYQPKNMYQNQYEDFSNQMVGGAPQAFNGHQGTRFYQGKPHQGQGGLQQTQPGGPGGRYQPNNQYGADPKSAGGRPPYQPKQQQYNNSYAAAGTAAAYPAQLAAAAAAAAAAVGGGQTIPAAGFATGFDPLAGVQGAMGTFASSYQIPAAAAYYSYPAAAAPPPPPQTQTPQVVPPVQHVDATTGGAGY, from the exons ATGTATGACAACGAGGCAGTATGCACCGCCGCAGCATCGGG AATCGTGATGCAATTCCAAGGCAACGGCCAGCCCCACCCCGGCGGATACCGGCCCCGCAGTGACAAGCCAGACTTTTACACTGGCGGCGCGGGCGGTGCCGGTGGTCCCGGAGGCAAGCCGCACTACATGAACAAGCCCGGCGGTGGCCCCCCGTCGATTCCGCCCTTCAACCCGAACGGATTCGGAGGACCCAAGCCGATGTACGGCAACGGGCCGAACGGAGCGAACGCCGGAGGGGCGCCGGGCGGTGGCGGATTCAACAAGTTCCGCAGCAACAACTTTGGCGGACCGGGCGGCGTTGGCATGGGCGGTGGAATGATCCCGAAGAAGGACTTTGGCGGACCGAAGCTGTACGGAGGACCTTCGTTCCCGGGCAACGGCAATCCGCGCTTTGATAAGCCGATGGATTCGTTCGGCGGTCCGAAGAAGTACAACCCGATGCCGAACTCGTACGGTGGCGGCATGCGCAACAGTTACGGCCCCAAGCCGGACTACAACAACCTGACGAAGGAGGACCGCGCCAAGGTGCAGTCGCTGAAGGCCAAGTTCCCCGGCCAGACGCTGACGAAGCCCATGtgggagaacctggaaccgttCGAGAAGGACTTTTACGTGCCCCACCCGAGCGTGATGGCCCGGTCCGTCGACGAGGTTCAGCTGTTCCGGGAGAACATGCAGGTCACCGTCATGGGCAACACCGTGCCCCACCCCACGCAGACCTTCGACGAGGGCAACTTCCCCGAGTTCGTCATCAACGAGATCAACAAGCAGGGCTTCCCCTCGCCAACGGCCATCCAGGCCCAGGGCTGGCCCATTGCGCTGTCCGGCCGCGACATGGTCGGCATCGCCCAAACCGGCTCGGGTAAAACCCTGGCGTACATGCTCCCCGCAATCGTACACATCGCGCACCAGAAGCCACTGCAGCGCGGCGATGGCCCGATCGTGCTGGTGCTGGCCCCAACCCGCGAGCTCGCCCAGCAGATCCAGACGGTGGTGCGTGACTTTGGCACGCACTCGAAGCCCAACATCCGCTACACGTGCATCTTTGGCGGCGCGCTGAAGGGACCGCAG GTTCGCGACTTGGAGCGTGGTGTTGAGGTGGTGATTGCGACGCCCGGGCGGTTGATCGACTTCCTGGAGCGTGGCATCACGAACCTGCGCCGCTGCACGTACCTGGTGCTCGACGAGGCCGACCGGATGCTGGACATGGGCTTCGAGCCGCAGATCCGCAAGATCATCGAGCAGATCCGGCCGGATCGGCAGGTGCTGATGTGGAGTGCGACGTGGCCGAAGGAGGTGCAGGCGTTGGCGGAGGACTTTTTGCACGACTACATCCAGATCAACGTGGGCTCGCTGAACCTGTCGGCGAACCACAACATCCACCAGATCGTGGACATTTGCGAGGAGAACGAGAAGGAGGGCAAGCTGCTGTCGCTGCTGAAGGAGATCGCGAGCGACGTCAACAACAAGATTATCATCTTTGTCGAGACGAAGAAGAAGGTCGAGGATCTGCTGAAGAACATCGTGCGGGACGGGTACGGCGCGACGTCGATCCACGGTGACAAGTCGCAGTCGGAGCGTGACTACGTGCTGCAGGACTTCCGGCACGGCAAGAGCACCATCCTGGTGGCGACCGACGTTGCGGCGCGTGGTTTGGACGTGGAGGATGTCAAGTACGTGATCAACTTTGACTACCCGAACTCGTCGGAGGATTACATCCATCGTATTGGCCGCACGGGGCGTTGCTCGTCGTTCGGAACGGCGTACACATTCTTCACGCCCGGAAATGGGCGTCAGGCGCGTGAGCTGTTGTCGGTGCTGGAAGAGGCCGGACAGCAACCTACGCCGGAGCTGATCAGCATGGCCAAGTCGATGCCCGGAGGAAAGGGAGGCCGCAGCCGGTACAACGTGCGTGGTGCGTTGACCTCGGGTGGATACGGTCGCATGGACCAGGGTGGATTCGGAGGACCGCGAAGTGGTGGTGGCTTCCAGAAGAAGCCGTTCGAGAACCGCTTCGGAGGACCGCCCGGAGGCATGGGAGGAAACCGGTTCGGCAGTGGGCCGAACGGACCGAACAAGTTTGGAGGCGCCGGAGGTGGCTACCGCGGTGCTGACAGCTGGAACAAGAACGGCGCCGGAGGctaccaacagcagcagccgtACCAGGCCCAGAATCCGCAATCCGGTGGACAGCAACAGCAGCTGTACGAACCGCACCAGCAGATGCGTTACCAGCCGAAGAACATGTACCAGAACCAGTACGAGGACTTCTCCAACCAGATGGTGGGCGGCGCTCCGCAGGCCTTCAACGGTCACCAGGGCACGCGCTTCTACCAAGGTAAGCCGCACCAGGGCCAAGGTGGCCTGCAGCAAACGCAGCCGGGTGGCCCCGGAGGTCGGTACCAGCCGAACAACCAGTACGGTGCCGACCCAAAGTCGGCCGGTGGACGCCCGCCCTATCAACCCAAGCAGCAGCAGTACAACAATAGCTACGCTGCCGCAGGTACGGCCGCGGCCTACCCGGCTCAGCTTGCGGCGGcggctgccgctgctgctgcggccGTTGGCGGAGGCCAGACCATTCCGGCGGCCGGATTCGCCACCGGGTTCGATCCGCTGGCCGGAGTGCAGGGCGCGATGGGCACGTTCGCCTCGTCGTACCAAATTCCTGCCGCGGCAGCGTACTACTCGTACCCGGCCGCAGCCGCCCCTCCGCCACCCCCGCAAACCCAAACCCCGCAGGTCGTGCCACCGGTTCAGCA CGTCGACGCAACAACGGGTGGTGCAGGGTACTAA
- the LOC6045075 gene encoding DEAD-box ATP-dependent RNA helicase 20 isoform X1 — MYDNEAVCTAAASGIVMQFQGNGQPHPGGYRPRSDKPDFYTGGAGGAGGPGGKPHYMNKPGGGPPSIPPFNPNGFGGPKPMYGNGPNGANAGGAPGGGGFNKFRSNNFGGPGGVGMGGGMIPKKDFGGPKLYGGPSFPGNGNPRFDKPMDSFGGPKKYNPMPNSYGGGMRNSYGPKPDYNNLTKEDRAKVQSLKAKFPGQTLTKPMWENLEPFEKDFYVPHPSVMARSVDEVQLFRENMQVTVMGNTVPHPTQTFDEGNFPEFVINEINKQGFPSPTAIQAQGWPIALSGRDMVGIAQTGSGKTLAYMLPAIVHIAHQKPLQRGDGPIVLVLAPTRELAQQIQTVVRDFGTHSKPNIRYTCIFGGALKGPQVRDLERGVEVVIATPGRLIDFLERGITNLRRCTYLVLDEADRMLDMGFEPQIRKIIEQIRPDRQVLMWSATWPKEVQALAEDFLHDYIQINVGSLNLSANHNIHQIVDICEENEKEGKLLSLLKEIASDVNNKIIIFVETKKKVEDLLKNIVRDGYGATSIHGDKSQSERDYVLQDFRHGKSTILVATDVAARGLDVEDVKYVINFDYPNSSEDYIHRIGRTGRCSSFGTAYTFFTPGNGRQARELLSVLEEAGQQPTPELISMAKSMPGGKGGRSRYNVRGALTSGGYGRMDQGGFGGPRSGGGFQKKPFENRFGGPPGGMGGNRFGSGPNGPNKFGGAGGGYRGADSWNKNGAGGYQQQQPYQAQNPQSGGQQQQLYEPHQQMRYQPKNMYQNQYEDFSNQMVGGAPQAFNGHQGTRFYQGKPHQGQGGLQQTQPGGPGGRYQPNNQYGADPKSAGGRPPYQPKQQQYNNSYAAAGTAAAYPAQLAAAAAAAAAAVGGGQTIPAAGFATGFDPLAGVQGAMGTFASSYQIPAAAAYYSYPAAAAPPPPPQTQTPQVVPPVQQFLVCSVDATTGGAGY, encoded by the exons ATGTATGACAACGAGGCAGTATGCACCGCCGCAGCATCGGG AATCGTGATGCAATTCCAAGGCAACGGCCAGCCCCACCCCGGCGGATACCGGCCCCGCAGTGACAAGCCAGACTTTTACACTGGCGGCGCGGGCGGTGCCGGTGGTCCCGGAGGCAAGCCGCACTACATGAACAAGCCCGGCGGTGGCCCCCCGTCGATTCCGCCCTTCAACCCGAACGGATTCGGAGGACCCAAGCCGATGTACGGCAACGGGCCGAACGGAGCGAACGCCGGAGGGGCGCCGGGCGGTGGCGGATTCAACAAGTTCCGCAGCAACAACTTTGGCGGACCGGGCGGCGTTGGCATGGGCGGTGGAATGATCCCGAAGAAGGACTTTGGCGGACCGAAGCTGTACGGAGGACCTTCGTTCCCGGGCAACGGCAATCCGCGCTTTGATAAGCCGATGGATTCGTTCGGCGGTCCGAAGAAGTACAACCCGATGCCGAACTCGTACGGTGGCGGCATGCGCAACAGTTACGGCCCCAAGCCGGACTACAACAACCTGACGAAGGAGGACCGCGCCAAGGTGCAGTCGCTGAAGGCCAAGTTCCCCGGCCAGACGCTGACGAAGCCCATGtgggagaacctggaaccgttCGAGAAGGACTTTTACGTGCCCCACCCGAGCGTGATGGCCCGGTCCGTCGACGAGGTTCAGCTGTTCCGGGAGAACATGCAGGTCACCGTCATGGGCAACACCGTGCCCCACCCCACGCAGACCTTCGACGAGGGCAACTTCCCCGAGTTCGTCATCAACGAGATCAACAAGCAGGGCTTCCCCTCGCCAACGGCCATCCAGGCCCAGGGCTGGCCCATTGCGCTGTCCGGCCGCGACATGGTCGGCATCGCCCAAACCGGCTCGGGTAAAACCCTGGCGTACATGCTCCCCGCAATCGTACACATCGCGCACCAGAAGCCACTGCAGCGCGGCGATGGCCCGATCGTGCTGGTGCTGGCCCCAACCCGCGAGCTCGCCCAGCAGATCCAGACGGTGGTGCGTGACTTTGGCACGCACTCGAAGCCCAACATCCGCTACACGTGCATCTTTGGCGGCGCGCTGAAGGGACCGCAG GTTCGCGACTTGGAGCGTGGTGTTGAGGTGGTGATTGCGACGCCCGGGCGGTTGATCGACTTCCTGGAGCGTGGCATCACGAACCTGCGCCGCTGCACGTACCTGGTGCTCGACGAGGCCGACCGGATGCTGGACATGGGCTTCGAGCCGCAGATCCGCAAGATCATCGAGCAGATCCGGCCGGATCGGCAGGTGCTGATGTGGAGTGCGACGTGGCCGAAGGAGGTGCAGGCGTTGGCGGAGGACTTTTTGCACGACTACATCCAGATCAACGTGGGCTCGCTGAACCTGTCGGCGAACCACAACATCCACCAGATCGTGGACATTTGCGAGGAGAACGAGAAGGAGGGCAAGCTGCTGTCGCTGCTGAAGGAGATCGCGAGCGACGTCAACAACAAGATTATCATCTTTGTCGAGACGAAGAAGAAGGTCGAGGATCTGCTGAAGAACATCGTGCGGGACGGGTACGGCGCGACGTCGATCCACGGTGACAAGTCGCAGTCGGAGCGTGACTACGTGCTGCAGGACTTCCGGCACGGCAAGAGCACCATCCTGGTGGCGACCGACGTTGCGGCGCGTGGTTTGGACGTGGAGGATGTCAAGTACGTGATCAACTTTGACTACCCGAACTCGTCGGAGGATTACATCCATCGTATTGGCCGCACGGGGCGTTGCTCGTCGTTCGGAACGGCGTACACATTCTTCACGCCCGGAAATGGGCGTCAGGCGCGTGAGCTGTTGTCGGTGCTGGAAGAGGCCGGACAGCAACCTACGCCGGAGCTGATCAGCATGGCCAAGTCGATGCCCGGAGGAAAGGGAGGCCGCAGCCGGTACAACGTGCGTGGTGCGTTGACCTCGGGTGGATACGGTCGCATGGACCAGGGTGGATTCGGAGGACCGCGAAGTGGTGGTGGCTTCCAGAAGAAGCCGTTCGAGAACCGCTTCGGAGGACCGCCCGGAGGCATGGGAGGAAACCGGTTCGGCAGTGGGCCGAACGGACCGAACAAGTTTGGAGGCGCCGGAGGTGGCTACCGCGGTGCTGACAGCTGGAACAAGAACGGCGCCGGAGGctaccaacagcagcagccgtACCAGGCCCAGAATCCGCAATCCGGTGGACAGCAACAGCAGCTGTACGAACCGCACCAGCAGATGCGTTACCAGCCGAAGAACATGTACCAGAACCAGTACGAGGACTTCTCCAACCAGATGGTGGGCGGCGCTCCGCAGGCCTTCAACGGTCACCAGGGCACGCGCTTCTACCAAGGTAAGCCGCACCAGGGCCAAGGTGGCCTGCAGCAAACGCAGCCGGGTGGCCCCGGAGGTCGGTACCAGCCGAACAACCAGTACGGTGCCGACCCAAAGTCGGCCGGTGGACGCCCGCCCTATCAACCCAAGCAGCAGCAGTACAACAATAGCTACGCTGCCGCAGGTACGGCCGCGGCCTACCCGGCTCAGCTTGCGGCGGcggctgccgctgctgctgcggccGTTGGCGGAGGCCAGACCATTCCGGCGGCCGGATTCGCCACCGGGTTCGATCCGCTGGCCGGAGTGCAGGGCGCGATGGGCACGTTCGCCTCGTCGTACCAAATTCCTGCCGCGGCAGCGTACTACTCGTACCCGGCCGCAGCCGCCCCTCCGCCACCCCCGCAAACCCAAACCCCGCAGGTCGTGCCACCGGTTCAGCA GTTCCTCGTGTGCAGCGTCGACGCAACAACGGGTGGTGCAGGGTACTAA